gtatgccttagaccagacacctgttgttgagtgggagtaatgagtaggtatcagattaatccaggagaagaacattggaagacaatcaagtaaatcttaagattaagaagaggaactatatgttagtctataagggtgtgtttaaaactcttggactacaccatatcagatttcgaaatttgcctttgtgctagtaaatctttctgataagatggtggttactctaggggtggaatagtgattttggagaagtgtaaaaacctatctaaagtctctaggtctaccagagagggactgaatgttaacgttgcaggaaaggtacttattccgtctaaggaaagttctatacatctttggcaccattccaaattgccttaactactagtgttaatttcctgattaaccaaaagtagttgccaaaggtatgtatagaatccagtatcccaagagagtagacatataaagaggaatatcacattatcaataattttgtgattaaggaagagtaatggtggagaaaaggttgttgttaattcatcctttcagatcctattacgaggagtttactactactacacttgatttgtatatcgaggtattgagattatttgaaacgcacttcttgttttatattagtgcaagtgggagtttgttgggttttatgccctaaataaaactcatttcaatataatcagatttacttattaatatagatcagaaataacatttaatgttgcatggttcacatgatttatttcatgattatatgtacataatgtataaattcatctgaaacccttttcacatacttgatcttgtttattgtgccatcaacacattggaaagtaaacatgactatgtgaataaagttttctagatttatcagacatagggttttactgatatgataatctacaacagagtttacttgcatttggagaagtgctatgttcttttcagagcattggttaaagtaaagctcaggttggatgcatagagtatgcattggaagggaccgatattgaactttgacttagatttattaaacttaccgtaatatctattcaagtcaatatcgcctagttgatcctagatcaaatgttcttaatcctgttatgattaggctcaatcttgaaaggctattcgtgttctttgatttgtcagttaagcctacttttaggtcagggtgatacgtacattttgggaacacggtagtgcaattgagtgggagcgctagcataaacatggaatctatagcttctatctggcgaatagtaagcaaaggatgatctccttcgagctagaccaaacgaacataaatggtggagtactcatttcacataagctgaaatatcatttatacggggttaagtgttttaaggataaaatacattgtagggtgtaacggtaatctaatctctttatagtgtagatcattcatatagaggatcattgatcacattaggattataacaatggataactaatgatgcatctatatggtggaacatatagagcattctatatactgagagtgcaattctaagttctatgcgtggattcaatgaagaattaataagttagtgaattttagtgctaaattcttgatctacttattggaagctcggttatatagacccatggtccccgcactagttgagataatatggcttgtaagactcatataattggttttgattaatcaattataattctcaaattagactatgtctatttgtgaatttttcactaagtaagggcgaaattgtaaagaaagagtttataggggcatatttgttaattattatactttgtatggttcaattaataaatatgataaatgacaatattatttaataattatttatagttattaaatagttagaattggcatttaaatggttgaattagaaaattggcgtttttgagaaaatcagatgcagaaaagataaaactgcaaaattgaaaaaagtgaggcccaagtccactaagcatggcgagccacttttgtaggcaatttaaactgatattttcattattttaatgtcaaataattcaaagctaaccctagtggaatgttataaatagatagtgaaggcttcaggaaaatcacacttttcttctgacacttctgattcagaaaaacctgagccttctctctccctatctggccgaccactccctctctctttcttccctctcaaattttgaaattcttagtgtatgagtagtgcccacacacagcaagtgatacctcaaccatagtgaggaagatcgtgaagaaagactttcagcaagaaggagtttcagcatcaaagattcagagaaagagatccatgttcagatattgataatgctctgctacagaaaggaatcaagggctagatatctgaacggaaggagtcattatattctgctgcacccaatgtaaggtttcctaaactttatacgtgtttatttcatcgttttagaaagttcatatttagggtgttaatcaacatacttgtgagtagatctaagatcctggtaaaatcaTTTCCAACATATCAGACAAAAACCCAAATGGCATCTTTCGAAAGATTTCTTCCTGCTCACGTGAAAATCTTAACTTCATTTCAAAGAGGACACTTGTATTGTTAAAATCTTGAGCAACACCTCCGAATCtctttttaggtttaattttaaaataaaacacctgatatataaattcaaaaaataaatagaaaaacaatttgaaatatcaaataaaaaataaagaaacaaatacaaaaataaaaaaaaaaatatttcacaaAAATGAAAACAACTTTGATCTACGTAAAACTAATTTAACAATGAAatatataacatacaaataaataaaagagggataaaaaactggtttcacaacaacaaaactaaattataacaaaatatataattgaCAAAATGAAACCAGATTCAAGTTATGATTACCATAGGGGCAGCAGGAATAGATGAACCACTCAATTCTGTCTGGCACTTTCTTCTTGTCACAGACTTCAacagggtttttttttttccttacttATAAAATCAACAATATGTTCAGAATCATCATCTATGAAATCAGACAACTTTTcttaaaaatgaacataaaataatattaataaaaatgaagcatattcaaattaaaaaaaaaaaaaggaaaaaaatttatacaataatacaaacacataacatataaaatgtataaacaTACCATTTTGTTTTTTGGTTTATCCTTTTTTTGATATACCACTAATACTAcgagaagatttttttttactgcCAATGACTGAACCAGTTTCAGCAACTATTTTCTGAACTACAAagtcatcatcatcttcttctttgcACAAAGATTCTTTCTATACAAATAGTACATAATAATCaaacattaaaatatattaaagataCATAATCATGagaaacaattaaataaaattgcaCATAAAATAAAGTATTAAACCAAATTTGATAAAAATGTAGTACATACTTTTTTTTCGACCTCCAGCTTTCTTTCGTGTATTAATTTTCTTTGCATTATCAACTTTCTTGCAAAGCTTTACCTTATTACAAGCAAATACTCGTTCCATCtgtcaaataaaataaatacaaaatcaaaataaaaaaaaaaaatagcaaggaTGATAACAAGCACaataaatacaatttaataactaaaGTTTAAAACCAGTTTATAAGCTCTTACATAGCTAccgaaatttaataaataaaatcggTTTATAACAAGCACAATAAAGACATTCCTCTTctataaaagacaaaataaaagagtatgaaAAGAGCAATCACAAAAGAAAAATAGTGAAATGTATACATTGAGACAATGAGgactaaaattttacttttagcttttatcttatttgaaaattttcaattttaattccTTTAGTTTTTGATCTAGTGGTGTGGTTGTATACATTAAGTACACCAAATAGCTTCCTCCTGCTAGTCCCTTTGACAATTTTCTCAAGGCAGATGGCTGTTAAAAGGCTACTACTACTATAAATCTCACACAATGTCAAAGTGCTTAACAGTGTTGTAAATCACTAAGAGATTCAATGTTTTAAGTATAGGATATATAGCTAAtagcttctttttctttttaattaattaactcaAAAATCACTAAAAAGGGTTTCCATTCCAAAAAAAAAGTACACCAAAACATgaacacattaaaaaaaaaaagctaatcaGCAGCCCCTCACTTATTCTCATTCTCCTCTACATTTTGATAGcaaaattttcaactcaaaatcCCATTCCCCAACACTCGACACACACCTACATAAGCTCAGCAAAAACAGGGCAAACAACACCTACTCAAAAGCACACAACTTGGTTCACAGCATCATTTTAAGGCTTGAAAAATTAAGAGAACATCATCAACTTACCACCTTATTAGaataacaaaaatcaaaacacaAAACTACACACCCACCAACAAAAATAGACTCAAATATAAcactcaaaatttaaaataacccATAAGGAACAAATATAACCCGAGCCCATAAAGCAACAAAGACAATATAACACTTCAATGATTGAAATTTGTAACAACGACAACACTAAGATACCCactaattaaaaacataaaaaaaaaatcaaaatataatatgaaCACACCTTATAGCAACTCCAATCCACACCACAAACAAAAATGCAAACCAATTGTCGTCGATAACCTACGACGAGGATGACGCCGTCGAAATAAGGaggaaaaaaaactattaagacaaaggaagaagaagaagaacaaaacAGAGATAATAGAATGAGAATAAAAAAGATGAATAGCaatgaaaagaagaaaaaaatagaaagaaaaagaaaccctaaaatggaATGCACAACCGGTTAGAAGAAAGAACTTTGAAATAAAAGGAAAATGGTAGATGAGTAATAGGGGTACTCATGCAGAAAATGAAAAGACAAGGCtggtttttattattattttttgggaaattttcataaatatgggAATTGAAggtatattttacttttttatggcataaataaataacactatagggttatgggtttttttatttttttacatttatttttatgccatatttttgtaaaaaaaaaaaaaatagaaatcccatatttgtaaaacaacaataagtttagccggaaaagtcaccggaaaagtcaccgaaaAGCCAGAAAAGTCATCGTGGTCGGAAAGTCAACGAAAAAGTCAACGTCGCCGAAAAAGTCAACAAAAAAGTTAACGTCGCTGGAAAATCACCAAAGTAAATGTctcatatataactaaaatataaccggttatataaataaaaactaataactcaaactggttataattgaaatataactgGTTctttaacataataaataaatataaataacataaaataactcaaaccagttataattaaaatagaaccagatctataacaatgttataatgaataaaaataaataatacgaaAGAACTCAAActggttataactaaaatagaaccggttatataacataatgaatacaaacaagtaacacacaataactcaaaacgattacaattaaaaacagagaagaaatcagttcctaaaacactaaaatataaattaaagacaaaactagtttcacaataaaatacttcataacacataatacctcataaaaccggttatatttttttttaaaaaaaaatgtggatcAAATGTCTcggatataataaaaatagaaccggctctataacataatgaataaaaataaataacacaaaataactcaaaccggttataattaaaatataactggttctataacataataaataaaaataaataacacaaaataatttaaaccagttataattaaaatagaaccggttctataacagtgttataatgaataaaaatcaataacacgaaataacttAAAACcgattataactaaaatagaataggttatataacataatgaaaatacaaacaagtaacacacaataatttaaaccgattacaattaaaaaataaaggggaaatcagttcctaaaacactaaaacataaattaaaaacaaaattagttcTACATCttaacacataatacctcataaaaccgattataattttttttaaaagatgaggatcaatttgaaaaaatactgaagcataaatatgaaaagaaccaGCTccgtaacaaaataaataacacaaataataacacacaataaccaaaaatataatataaaaaatcggttatatttatcaactagttaaaaatttgagaaaaaaaaactagctTCGTAAAACAACTAAgataaaaactcacacacaacaaccagttaaataaaacaaataaataaaaaaacggATTCCttaaattaactaaataaaaaatcagttctcgaaataactaaattaaaaactagtttctaaaataaataattcaagaattaattttgaattgattaaattaaaaaccagatgacataaattaaaataggctaggttccacaacaaaatgactaaaaacaaataacacataataactcagaaaccggttataatttaaaaatagaattgattttataacataatgaataaaaataaataacacaaaataacgcaaaccggttataattaaaatataattggttCTGTAACATagtgaataaaaacaaataacacaaaataacttaaaccagttataattaaaatagaatcggttctataacagtgttataatgaaccagttttataacaatgttataattaataaaaataaataacacaaaataactcaaaactggttataactaaaatagaaccagTTATATAGACATAATGGATGAGCATTTTTGAGGTAGATATGGCATGGGTGTAATTATTTgggggaaatttgattttctatgcttagaaaatcaaaaaatttgatttttaaaccaataattaaaaccctaaaaaaactataccttttttttcaaaaccccaaaaatacccccaaactaaaactatctctctttctctctctatctagccggtcccaataatcccacaccccaggtccgatggtcggaccatggggtccgatggggtccgaccaatcggacccatcggaccccaaggtccgaccatcggacctctctcttcccctctctctcaaatcgcaggaaaaaaaaaaaaattaaagccgGTCGGACCTtctggtccgatgggtccgaccatcggacccatcggacccgaaggtccgaccatcggaccctttcttcctctctctccgtaatcgcaaaaaaaaaaaaaaaaaaaaaaaaaaaatttcaaaggtccgatggtcggaccttgggggtccgatgggtccgaccatcggacccccaaggtccgaccatcggacctttgtcttcttccctctctcaaatcgcaggaaaaaaaaaaagtttcagagaaAATCGCAGGAAGTGGGTGGGGGCGGTGGTGCGATCTAGGGTGGGTGGGTGCGGTCTACCGTCGGTGGGTGGGTGCGGTCTACCGTGGGTGCGGTGGTTCACCGTGGGTGGTGGTCGATCGGCGTTTTGGGTGGAACGCCGGAGGTGGATCGGTTGGATTTGGTGCTTTCTTAGTTGGGTTTCGGGTGGGATTGctttgagagagaaaggaggaagagagagagatggttgagaataatgaggggggtatttttggggttttgaaaaaaaaggaatagtttttttaggttttaaatttttggtttaaaaatcaaattttttgattttctaagcatagaaaatcaaatttcccttatttGGTGGGTTGGAGCATGTTGAATGGATATTTTTGTTTAAGCTATTTTATATAACTGGtttttgtgtgtgagtttttatcTTAGTTGTTTTACGGAACCAATTTTTTTGtcttaaatttttaactagttgataaatatacggtttctttatattatatttgagttattgtatgttattatttgtgtttatttattttgttatggaactggttctttttatatttatacctcaatattttttgaaattaatctccattttttttaaaaaaaaaaaattataatcggttttatgaggtattatgtgttatgaggttttttattgtagaactagttttgtttttaatttatgttttagtgttttaggaactgatttttcctttattttttaattgtaatcggtttgaattattgtgtgttatttatttgtattcattatattatataactgGTTCTATTTTGGTTATAATCGGTTatagtttaattataattagtttgagttattttattttatttatttttattccttgtattacagaaccggttatatttcaattataaccggttctatttttgtttatatttaagACATCTACTTCTGGTGACTTTTTCCGGCGACTGTGACTTTTCCGACGACTTCTCCGGCGCTGGTGGCTTTTCCGGCAAAACTTATTATTGTTTACAAATATGGGATTTCCATCcttttttacaaaaatgtgGCATAAAAAATAtccatataaatgtaaaaaaaaaaaaaaaaaaaaaaaaaaaaaactataaccacttagctttatttatttatgccataaaaaaaagtaaactcttaaaattttttcatattttgggtaattttcttttttttttttaagaaaaaaaaaaagaaaagcccatGAAAAAAAAACGGTTGGCAAAAAATAGGAAATtacaaatataccctttaaaatTGGGCTGAATACACAATATGGGATAAtttaatttacaaaaatttGGCAAAGGAAATACCATATATAACTTTAAATTTGGATAAATGCCATATAAGGGTGGAAAAGTTAAAAAAGCTATTTAtcaaatttttttgtaaaatcccatatttagtgtaatttttactAACTTAAATCGCAACTAAAATCCGTATAACAATCCactagaaacccaaaccgtaaacctaaaaaaaattaaaaaataatatatgaaataatttttctatattaaaatatagtattaataccgtaattaatattaaaaataaatataatgaaaaatataaatttctcTTAACGTAAattgtctatttgattttcATATATTCTATTGTGTTGTCTTTGTTAAGAAGCTATTATAGTGGTTATGTGTTAATATATTGTAAATTAGAATCTCAAaacattattttaataaataataaataaaaactaaactcTAGAAATGTTATAGAGGAGTGCTATTGTCAACATTCTATTACAATCTCTACGCCCGAAAATACgcattagaatattttttttcaaatttttttacgGTGGTGTTCCTTATGCTTACAACATCATCTttgcaaatttttaaaaaatttcaaatagtttACCGAACCGAAAATacgtttgaaattttttgaacaCTCGTGGTAAACTAGAATATCAAGAACTCTgtttttagtactgtaaactattcggaattttttaaaaatttacagagaTGATACtataactataacgaatacttatatgaaaaaaaatttgaaaaaaaaaatattttgacatgtCATTTCGGACGTGAAGATTGACTAAAATGTTATAATAAGAGGTTGTAATTAGCACACATCAATGTTATATATGTACAAagcataaataatatatttattaaaaaaaaaaacaaccaaaaatCTTATAATCAATTTCAAACCTTAATCAATATAAATAGTTAAAAGAAACAGAAACTGTAAAATTACAAACAAATACAAAAGGAAAAATTAACACCCATAACGCATAAATAACAGAAAGCGACAACTGAGCTCAATTAAATTTAATGAACAAAGTTCATTTAATATTCAATATTGGCAAATGCTGAATTTTGGAGTAATCAGGACCCTCATTTTCTTTCACTTGATCCATAAAATCTTCTGACATGTTCCAGCTACAAAATTCTTTTAGCTTTGGTAGATATTGGATACCATAGGGAAGCCTCTCCATTTGTGGGCAAGAACATATAAAGAGTGTAGTAAGAAGAGGCAATGCTCCTTTATCTATCTTCATTAACTTCAACTCTGATAAATTTATTAAGCGGAGCTCGTTGAGCTTTGGAAAACCACCTTCCTCGAAGTGCAGCTCCTCTCCTTCATATGAATTATCATACAATCGACAACATATTAGATTGGGCAAgtctttcaaatatttaagtggaTTCACTGCCAATTTTGAACTACATAAAATGAACGACTCTAAATTAGAGAGACCTGAAACCCAGTGAGGAAACTTGCTTAATCGACCAGACAATTCAAGCGATTGCATAAAAGGAGGAGGAGATGACGAAATGGGTTCCAAATCTAGAAACTCATCAGCATCTTTAGTATCCAAACACAAATATTCAAGGTGACTCAACTTTTTCGCTGCAACAGCACAAATAGCTCTGGAAGATTCTTTAGTCACATTAGTCACACCCAAAGTCTTCAACTTGCTTAAATTCTCCAATTCCTTTGTGAACCCGCCCACGTCCTCATGCAATTCAACAAATTCTAGCATTTCTAAATTCTCCAAATTACCAAATCCTTCTTGTATCTTCACTCCAAACAAATCTTCTTCCATCTCAATAAAGTATTTCATATGAGAAGCAAAAAGACTGTGAAGATTGCGAAGCTTATTTATCTCCTTTGGTAGCTCACGTACAAAGGTATTCCAAAGATCCAAAATAAGTAGATTGTGAAGCTTGCCAATAGATTTGGGAAGCTTGTCCACACCGGTACGTTCGAGATTCAAGTGTTGTAGATTATGTAGCTGGCCAATGGACTCTGGAAGaactttaatttttgaaaagctCAAATCCAATAACCTTAAGTGGAACAATTTTCCCACTTCTTTGGGAAGATAATCAAGAGTTCCATCGTCAATGTCCAACACTTTTAAAAGCTTTAAATTTTTGAACAAAGCAATCAAAAAGTATTTACCATTCCACTGGTCATCGTCATTGAAGTTTTGGAGAAAGATAGAGCGAACAGTTGTGCATTGTTGAATTGTTTTTATAATAGTTTGTGGTATGCTTCCGTGGATTGACAAGCGGCGATGTTTGTATTCtccaaattcaaatttattttttgccaaaatttggcAAAATCCTAAATCTTTTACTCTTGATAGAATGAACTCATGCATCAAATCATGCACTTTACACCCCTTCCCTCTTCCATACATTAGCTCAATTGAAACTAAACTTCTTTCAACAAGCTCATTCAAGTATCCTTTAGCTTCTTCCTGTAATGACTTTGTTTCCCTTGCTTGAACAAGACCCTCTGAAATCCATAACTGATataatctttctttcttaattaaataatcttctgggaaaataccaaaatataatAAACAAATTTGAGGTGGTAAGGCAAATCAAGATAGCTCAGAGAGAGGATTTCAGAAATTCTTACAAGTTGAGGATTTGTTCTGAACTCGAAATCGATATCATTAAGAACTTTTCTCCATTCAGATTGGACCTTCTTCTTTCTCGATAGTAAACCAGCTATAGCCCCTATTGCAAGTGGCAAGCCTTGACATTTTTTCAGAATCTCATGAGATAATTTCACCAACTCCTCAGGGCAGCAACCCTTAAAGTCATGTTTAAATGCCTTTTTACAGAATAGCTCAAAAGCCATACTATGAGACCAAATTTCCAACCTTTGGATAGCATCATCGCAAGGGGCTACTGTTTCATTTCTTGTTGTGATAATAACCCTACTTCCATTATCATTACTAGGCAAAGCATATTTCATCTTTTCCCAAAACCCTGCATCCCAAACATCATCAAGAATAATTACATACTTTTTGGTCTCCAAGTGTTGACGGAGCGGtgtaattaattcttggatcatcGTATCATAATCAAAAGATGTGCATTCAGCTGTTAAACCAATCTGTTTCATCGTGCCCTTCAATGAAGCTATCACATCATACGATTTAGATACAGTGATCCAAGCATGACAATCAAATTTGTGTTTCACCTCATCATAGACTTTCTTAACAAGAGTAGTCTTGCCAATTCCTCCTTCACCTACCAATGATACAATCATACGTGCAGACATTCCTTCCaccaaagagtttttcaatttATTGTGAGCCAAAGGAACATCCAAGTATTCGTCATCTTGCTCAACAAAATGAGAACCAAGTCGTAAGTCTTGCTCTTCTATGCATGAATTTTTGCTAGTTGACCCTTGTACTCTCTGTAGGGAATGACCCAAGGCGAATCCTTGGCCTGTCTCTTTGATTCTTCGTAAAGATTGGTTAATGTCTTTAATATGTGAAGATAAAGGATAACGGGACTTTAAAGCTTTGATTCGAGCACCTATTTTGCTGAAAAAGCCAATGAATCCACTCTTGTCAGTAGCACCCTGCGCGAGATGCCATCGGTATTCATCAACAACATCCTCTATGTGATCAGCTTGTTCTCTGAGCTGTTTCATCCAGATTTTCACAGCATTACTGGCTAACTCCCTCTCATCTGTGTCTTTGAAAAGAGACTGAATGATCTCGAGTTCTTTCTTTAAGCTTTCAACTTCTTTATGGACACCTTTGAAGGATCTAACTTCGTCTTTAAGTAGCTGAATCAAGCTCTCAATGACTGGAGTTAAGA
This Cannabis sativa cultivar Pink pepper isolate KNU-18-1 chromosome 6, ASM2916894v1, whole genome shotgun sequence DNA region includes the following protein-coding sequences:
- the LOC115695046 gene encoding disease resistance protein RPM1; this encodes MAETFLTPVIESLIQLLKDEVRSFKGVHKEVESLKKELEIIQSLFKDTDERELASNAVKIWMKQLREQADHIEDVVDEYRWHLAQGATDKSGFIGFFSKIGARIKALKSRYPLSSHIKDINQSLRRIKETGQGFALGHSLQRVQGSTSKNSCIEEQDLRLGSHFVEQDDEYLDVPLAHNKLKNSLVEGMSARMIVSLVGEGGIGKTTLVKKVYDEVKHKFDCHAWITVSKSYDVIASLKGTMKQIGLTAECTSFDYDTMIQELITPLRQHLETKKYVIILDDVWDAGFWEKMKYALPSNDNGSRVIITTRNETVAPCDDAIQRLEIWSHSMAFELFCKKAFKHDFKGCCPEELVKLSHEILKKCQGLPLAIGAIAGLLSRKKKVQSEWRKVLNDIDFEFRTNPQLLWISEGLVQARETKSLQEEAKGYLNELVERSLVSIELMYGRGKGCKVHDLMHEFILSRVKDLGFCQILAKNKFEFGEYKHRRLSIHGSIPQTIIKTIQQCTTVRSIFLQNFNDDDQWNGKYFLIALFKNLKLLKVLDIDDGTLDYLPKEVGKLFHLRLLDLSFSKIKVLPESIGQLHNLQHLNLERTGVDKLPKSIGKLHNLLILDLWNTFVRELPKEINKLRNLHSLFASHMKYFIEMEEDLFGVKIQEGFGNLENLEMLEFVELHEDVGGFTKELENLSKLKTLGVTNVTKESSRAICAVAAKKLSHLEYLCLDTKDADEFLDLEPISSSPPPFMQSLELSGRLSKFPHWVSGLSNLESFILCSSKLAVNPLKYLKDLPNLICCRLYDNSYEGEELHFEEGGFPKLNELRLINLSELKLMKIDKGALPLLTTLFICSCPQMERLPYGIQYLPKLKEFCSWNMSEDFMDQVKENEGPDYSKIQHLPILNIK